A stretch of Mus musculus strain C57BL/6J chromosome 19, GRCm38.p6 C57BL/6J DNA encodes these proteins:
- the Sh3pxd2a gene encoding SH3 and PX domain-containing protein 2A isoform X2, giving the protein MDPSEVIDKNSGGWWYVQIGEKEGWAPASYIDKRKKPNLSRRTSTLTRPKVPPPAPPSKPKEAEENPVGACESQGSPLKVKYEEPEYDVPAFGFDSEPEMNEEPSGDRGSGDKHPAQPRRISPASSLQRAHFKVGESSEDVALEEETIYENEGFRPYTEDTLSARGSSGDSDSPGSSSLSLAVKNSPKSDSPKSSSLLKLKAEKNAQAELGKNQSNISFSSSVTISTTCSSSSSSSSLSKNNGDLKPRSASDAGIRDTPKVGTKKDPDVKAGLASCARAKPSVRPKPVLNRAESQSQEKMDISSLRRQLRPTGQLRGGLKGSRSEDSELPPQMASEGSRRGSADIIPLTATTPPCVPKKEWEGQGATYVTCSAYQKVQDSEISFPEGAEVHVLEKAESGWWYVRFGELEGWAPSHYLVAEENQQPDTASKEGDTGKSSQNEGKSDSLEKIEKRVQALNTVNQSKRATPPIPSKPPGGFGKTSGTVAVKMRNGVRQVAVRPQSVFVSPPPKDNNLSCALRRNESLTATDSLRGVRRNSSFSTARSAAAEAKGRLAERAASQGSESPLLPTQRKGIPVSPVRPKPIEKSQFIHNNLKDVYISIADYEGDEETAGFQEGVSMEVLEKNPNGWWYCQILDEVKPFKGWVPSNYLEKKN; this is encoded by the exons ATGGATCCTTCCGAG GTCATCGACAAGAACTCGGGTGGTTGGTGGTACGTGCAGATCGGGGAGAAGGAGGGCTGGGCCCCAGCCTCATACATTGACAAGCGCAAGAAACCCAACCTCAGCCGCCGAACCAGCACTCTGACGCGGCCCAAGGTGCCGCCACCTGCGCCCCCCAGCAAGCCTAAGGAGGCCGAGGAGAATCCTGTGGGTGCCTGTGAGAGCCAGGGCTCCCCACTGAAGGTTAAATACGAGGAACCCGAGTATGACGTCCCTGCCTTTGGCTTTGACTCAGAGCCCGAGATGAATGAAGAGCCTTCAGGGGACAGAGGTTCAGGTGACAAGCATCCCGCCCAGCCCCGAAGGATCTCGCCTGCCTCTTCCCTGCAACGGGCCCATTTCAAGGTGGGTGAGTCTTCTGAGGACGTGGCCCTGGAAGAGGAGACCATCTATGAGAATGAGGGCTTCAGGCCATACACAGAAGACACCCTGTCTGCCAGAGGCTCCTCTGGGGACAGTGACTCCCCTGGGAGCTCCTCTTTGTCCCTTGCCGTGAAAAACTCCCCTAAATCAGATTCCCCCAAATCCTCATCACTCCTAAAGCTCAAAGCAGAGAAGAATGCCCAGGCAGAACTGGGGAAAAACCAGTCCaacatctccttctcctcctctgtcaccatcagcaccacctgttcctcctcctcatcctcgtcCTCCTTGTCCAAGAACAATGGTGACCTGAAACCACGTTCTGCCTCAGATGCAGGTATCCGTGACACCCCTAAGGTTGGGACCAAGAAAGATCCTGATGTGAAGGCCGGGCTGGCCTCCTGCGCCCGAGCCAAGCCATCCGTGAGACCAAAGCCAGTCCTGAACCGAGCGGAGTCTCAAAGCCAGGAGAAGATGGATATTAGTTCCTTACGGCGCCAGCTGAGGCCCACAGGCCAGCTCCGGGGGGGCCTCAAGGGCTCTAGGAGTGAGGACTCAGAGCTGCCTCCACAGATGGCTTCTGAGGGATCCAGGCGAGGTTCTGCGGACATCATCCCTCTCACGGCCACCACTCCCCCGTGTGTCCCCAAAAAGGAATGGGAAGGGCAAGGCGCCACCTACGTGACGTGCAGCGCCTATCAGAAGGTCCAGGACTCGGAGATCAGCTTCCCCGAAGGCGCCGAGGTGCACGTGCTGGAGAAGGCGGAAAGTGGGTGGTGGTACGTGAGGTTTGGGGAGCTGGAGGGCTGGGCTCCTTCCCACTACTTGGTGGCCGAGGAGAACCAGCAACCTGACACAGCTAGCAAAGAGGGAGACACAGGAAAGAGCTCGCAGAACGAGGGCAAGTCAGACAGCCTGGAAAAGATTGAGAAGCGTGTGCAGGCGCTCAACACTGTGAACCAGAGCAAGAGGGCCACCCCACCCATCCCCTCGAAGCCTCCCGGGGGCTTCGGCAAGACCTCGGGCACCGTAGCGGTGAAGATGAGGAACGGGGTCCGGCAAGTGGCCGTCAGGCCCCAATCTGTGTTTGTGTCTCCGCCACCCAAGGACAACAACCTGTCCTGTGCCCTTCGGAGGAACGAGTCGCTAACGGCCACCGACAGCCTCAGAGGTGTCCGCAGGAACTCCTCCTTTAGCACCGCACGGTCAGCAGCCGCTGAGGCCAAGGGCCGCCTGGCCGAGCGGGCTGCCAGCCAGGGCTCAGAATCGCCCCTGCTGCCTACCCAGCGCAAAGGCATCCCTGTCTCCCCCGTGCGTCCCAAGCCCATAGAGAAGTCCCAGTTTATCCACAACAACCTCAAGGATGTGTACATCTCGATTGCAGACTATGAGGGGGACGAAGAGACGGCTGGCTTCCAGGAGGGGGTGTCCATGGAGGTGCTGGAGAAGAACCCCAATGGCTGGTGGTACTGCCAGATCCTGGATGAGGTGAAGCCCTTCAAGGGCTGGGTACCCTCCAACTACCTTGAGAAGAAGAACTAA